One window of Pseudomonas sp. ML2-2023-3 genomic DNA carries:
- a CDS encoding chemotaxis protein CheW — MPGSLTAFELLLEIDQRCRQLAAGLVPAQAQLDTWSGIGFRIGEHCFVAPMGEIAEILHEPRFTLLPGVKPWVKGVANLRGQLLPVMDLCGFFGVELSPLRKQRRVLVLEYKDVFVGLQVDEVQGMQHFAHADLNADTHALPHPMFAPYVQGHFAGEHPWWVFSPFALAQAPQFWAVAV; from the coding sequence ATGCCTGGCTCACTGACGGCCTTCGAACTGCTGCTTGAAATCGACCAGCGCTGTCGCCAGCTGGCAGCGGGCCTGGTGCCTGCACAAGCGCAACTCGATACCTGGAGCGGTATCGGCTTTCGCATCGGCGAGCATTGTTTTGTGGCGCCGATGGGCGAAATTGCCGAAATCCTCCATGAGCCGCGATTCACCTTGTTGCCCGGTGTAAAGCCCTGGGTCAAGGGCGTGGCCAATCTGCGCGGGCAATTGCTGCCGGTCATGGACCTGTGCGGCTTTTTCGGGGTTGAGCTGTCGCCCTTGCGTAAACAGCGCCGGGTGCTGGTGCTGGAATATAAAGACGTGTTTGTCGGGTTGCAGGTGGACGAAGTGCAGGGCATGCAGCACTTTGCACATGCCGATCTCAATGCCGATACGCACGCGTTGCCTCATCCGATGTTCGCGCCTTATGTGCAGGGGCATTTTGCTGGCGAACACCCTTGGTGGGTATTCAGCCCTTTTGCCCTGGCTCAGGCGCCGCAATTCTGGGCGGTGGCCGTGTGA
- a CDS encoding methyl-accepting chemotaxis protein, translated as MTTANTAKPMEGSRSRSQIIVLFIALIVFIMLLFANFAYLNTQSNYDKQYISHAGELRVLSQRIAKNATEAAAGKAAAFKLLIDARNDFSQRWGYLKKGDPVTGLPPAPPAVHKEMQAVQRDWELLLSNVNAILASEQTVLSLHQVAATLAETVPQLQVEYEKVVEILLQRGAPASQVALAQRQSLLAERILGAVNTVLAGDENAAQAAGAFGRDANRFGQVLNGMLEGNDGMRITQVEDKDARARLQEISELFQFVSGSVDEIIETSPQLFHVREAANTIFSLSQTLLDEASTLANGFENLATGRSLDIIGGYVLGLLALASIILIGLVMVRETNRQLRETAEKNERNQNAIMRLLDEIADLADGDLTVTASVTEDFTGAIADSINYSIDQLRELVATINHTAGQVAAAVQETQATAMQLAEASEHQAQQIAEASGAIQQMAHSIDQVSANASESSAVAERSVAIANKGNEVVHNTIHGMDNIRDQIQDTAKRIKRLGESSQEIGDIVSLIDDIADQTNILALNAAIQASMAGDAGRGFAVVADEVQRLAERSSAATRQIETLVRAIQADTNEAVISMEQTTTEVVRGARLAHDAGVALEEIEGVSQNLADLIQSISNAAQQQTTSAAQISLTMNVIQQITNQTSSGSTATADSIGNLAKMASQLRRSVSGFTLPAPPKDLGPQ; from the coding sequence ATGACCACAGCCAATACCGCTAAACCAATGGAAGGGTCGCGCAGTCGTTCGCAGATCATCGTGCTTTTTATCGCCCTGATCGTGTTCATCATGCTGTTGTTCGCCAACTTTGCTTACCTCAACACCCAATCCAACTACGACAAGCAATACATCAGCCACGCGGGTGAATTGCGTGTCCTGTCCCAGCGTATTGCCAAAAACGCCACTGAGGCCGCAGCCGGAAAGGCTGCCGCGTTCAAGTTGCTGATCGATGCGCGAAACGATTTCAGCCAGCGTTGGGGCTATCTGAAAAAAGGCGATCCGGTCACTGGCCTGCCTCCCGCGCCTCCTGCAGTCCACAAGGAAATGCAGGCGGTTCAGCGTGACTGGGAGCTGTTGCTGAGCAACGTCAACGCCATTTTGGCCAGTGAGCAAACCGTACTGTCGTTGCATCAAGTGGCCGCGACACTGGCCGAAACCGTGCCGCAGCTACAGGTCGAATACGAAAAGGTCGTCGAAATCCTGTTGCAGCGTGGCGCGCCAGCCAGCCAGGTGGCGCTGGCGCAGCGTCAGTCATTACTGGCCGAACGCATTTTAGGCGCGGTGAATACGGTGCTGGCCGGTGATGAAAATGCAGCCCAGGCCGCCGGTGCTTTCGGGCGCGATGCCAACCGCTTCGGGCAAGTGCTCAACGGCATGCTGGAAGGCAATGACGGGATGAGGATTACCCAGGTCGAAGACAAGGACGCCCGTGCCCGCTTGCAGGAAATTTCCGAGCTGTTCCAGTTTGTGTCGGGCTCAGTGGATGAAATCATTGAAACCTCGCCGCAGCTGTTCCACGTACGTGAAGCCGCCAACACCATATTCAGCCTGTCGCAAACCTTGCTTGATGAAGCGTCGACCCTGGCCAACGGCTTTGAAAATCTCGCCACCGGGCGCTCGCTCGACATCATTGGCGGTTACGTATTGGGCTTGCTGGCACTGGCATCAATCATCCTGATCGGGCTGGTGATGGTGCGCGAAACCAATCGCCAACTGCGTGAAACGGCCGAAAAGAACGAGCGCAACCAGAACGCGATCATGCGTTTGCTGGACGAAATTGCCGATCTGGCCGACGGCGACCTGACGGTGACGGCCTCTGTCACCGAAGATTTTACGGGGGCCATTGCCGACTCCATCAACTATTCGATCGACCAACTGCGCGAGCTGGTGGCCACGATCAACCACACCGCAGGTCAGGTCGCGGCAGCCGTGCAGGAAACCCAGGCAACCGCCATGCAGTTGGCCGAGGCTTCCGAGCATCAAGCCCAGCAAATTGCCGAGGCTTCGGGAGCCATCCAGCAAATGGCCCACTCCATCGATCAGGTGTCGGCCAACGCTTCGGAGTCTTCAGCGGTGGCGGAGCGCTCCGTGGCGATTGCCAACAAGGGCAACGAAGTGGTGCATAACACCATTCATGGCATGGACAACATTCGTGATCAGATCCAGGACACCGCCAAGCGGATCAAGCGGTTGGGCGAGTCTTCCCAGGAAATCGGCGACATTGTCAGCCTGATTGATGATATTGCCGATCAAACCAATATCCTGGCGTTGAACGCGGCCATCCAGGCCTCGATGGCCGGCGATGCCGGGCGCGGGTTTGCCGTGGTGGCCGACGAAGTCCAGCGCCTGGCCGAGCGCTCATCGGCGGCTACGCGGCAAATCGAAACCCTGGTGCGGGCGATTCAGGCCGACACCAACGAGGCGGTGATTTCCATGGAGCAAACCACCACCGAAGTGGTGCGCGGTGCCCGTCTGGCCCATGACGCCGGAGTGGCGCTGGAGGAGATCGAAGGCGTGTCGCAAAATCTGGCGGACCTGATTCAAAGCATCTCCAACGCCGCGCAGCAGCAGACCACTTCGGCGGCGCAGATCTCCCTGACCATGAACGTCATTCAGCAAATCACCAACCAGACCTCGTCGGGCTCCACTGCGACCGCCGACAGCATCGGTAATCTGGCCAAAATGGCCAGCCAGCTGCGGCGTTCGGTATCTGGCTTCACATTGCCTGCGCCGCCTAAAGACCTTGGTCCACAGTAA
- a CDS encoding Hpt domain-containing protein: protein MVDRHDYVALEWVKGEIAHTLKQARVALDAYAQQPAADTLEQCLACIHQVHGSLLMVEFYGAALLAEEMEQLVIALQQGRVSQLDEALRLLQQAFSQLPLYLDRVHSARRDWPLVVLPLLNDLRSARGEALLSETSLFSPPLQVLPPLDPAALARLLPADLPRELRILRHTLQTAFLGLRRGEAVQAHLEMMAGVFARLQSLCLGSPLNALWKIAAALVDGMLKGRVPNSPALRSLLKKSDKELKRLLEQGIEAVNQPAPEELLTSLLFYIAKAEHPTSKMLALKNHYELDQAMPDAAMVDEERARLAGPDRDAMRSVVAALCEELVRVKERLDLFVRSDRLHVSELSSLMAPLRQIADTLAVLGFGQPRKVIIDQLAVMQSLAQGQREPTDAVLMDVASALLYVEATLAGMVGSVEPSQREESRLPTTDLMQIHQLVIKEARIGLEEVKDLIADYVMAGHDRLHLQPLPALITQIRGALAMIPLSRAASLLQACHDYLCERLLQGADIPTAQQLDHLAEALSSIEYYLERLSQDPGAAGERVLDWAENSLARLGYAPAEPAGPLLDDACSPADQPLMPDLQGNLADVLASPLSALNPPAQHMPASLLPPPMDEEPLDEELLDVFLEETDEVLITLHDCLPQWVANPADSAALAELRRGFHTLKGSGRMVRALVLGELAWAVENLLNRVIERSVAPSPQIFQLLEDVLVMLPELIQAFAEQSQRQREDVDQLAARAQRLAKGEPQPLLIAQDASHFDPQLLDIFRQEAQTHLERLDRFLDRAREQMPLYASDDLQLAMHTLKGSAHMAGVVHMAELAAPLDHLVREYKAHHLALGQEEIELLREADGLLHRGLKQLDSDQLAEIKGARSLIERTERLIATRLETLLNTPTSSWVAQRDPQRITEFLGESMDILFDAEELLKNWHQNPQQREGLDTLLDQLTALAQAAHLLDLHPIDAVCEALLDLYGAVEESSLAASERFFEAADDAQEALINMLDQLAAGQEIIPQPELIQTLHALLHEGLAPDATGLIRRDGGQTLDITELGAATDQLGAGQDDDVDEEIVEIFLEEAVDILDSVGQALQRWLVAPDSLASLSSLQRDLHTLKGGARMAGIEPIADLAHELEHLYEGLLDRRLSESPALSHLLERSHEQLALMLDQLKHKQPLSESYELIEAIRGFRLYSHSPVEPGNTEAEPDAALNTADPELQDIFLDEAFDILESSGTALSRWQADPQNHLEVENLLRDLHTLKGGARMVEVAAIGDFAHELETLFEDISAGLLAPNAELFVLLERCHDQLAQMFDALRSGQPLPSPQTLIEKIRRIERNTRQEAPAASKSEPVAPPLPEGERTGLDTLKVPAELLEDLVNLAGEASIIRGRVEQQVNDGQIALNEMQTTLERMQDQLRRLDSETQGRLHSRSHTEADGVAYDEFDPLEMDRHSLLQQLSRALFESASDLLDLKATLAARNQDAHGLLQKQARVNTQLQEGLMGTRMVPFERVLPRLKRVVRQVASELGKQVEFSVINAEAEIDRNVLERMVAPLEHMLRNAVDHGLEPADIRHASGKPEQGLISLELSYEGGDVVFDMHDDGAGVPLEAVRRKAILRGLLDPQATISDRDVLQFILQPGFSTAEKITQISGRGVGMDVVHEEVRQLGGSMTIDSVAGQGVHFQIRLPFSVSLNRALMVQCADEQYAIALDTVEGIVRVMPNELEGYYQLNPPLYHYGGQTYELRYLGELLQTVGKPKLVGESHSLPVLLVHCQDQRVALQVDALAGSREIVVKSLGPQFTGVQGLSGATILGDGRVVLILDLLAYIRAHQARQPLQRAHHEAVGALEFTPAVRPPLVLVVDDSVTVRKVTSRLLERNGMNVITAKDGVDAMSVLEEHTPDLMLLDIEMPRMDGFEVATRVRNDPRLKDLPIIMITSRTGQKHQNRAMAIGVNDYLGKPYQESVLLERIAYWSNFHA from the coding sequence ATGGTTGACCGGCACGACTATGTGGCCCTTGAGTGGGTCAAAGGCGAAATTGCCCACACGCTAAAACAGGCCCGCGTGGCGCTGGATGCCTACGCGCAACAGCCTGCCGCCGACACGCTGGAGCAATGCCTGGCCTGTATTCATCAGGTGCATGGCAGCTTGCTGATGGTCGAGTTCTACGGCGCGGCGTTGCTGGCAGAAGAGATGGAGCAGTTGGTCATTGCCTTGCAACAGGGCCGCGTCAGCCAGCTCGACGAAGCCCTGCGGTTATTGCAGCAAGCCTTCAGCCAATTGCCGTTGTACCTGGACCGAGTACACAGTGCCCGACGGGATTGGCCATTGGTGGTGTTGCCGTTGCTCAATGACTTGCGCAGCGCCCGTGGCGAAGCCCTGCTCTCGGAAACCAGTCTGTTCAGCCCGCCCTTGCAAGTGTTGCCCCCATTGGACCCGGCCGCCCTGGCCCGTTTGCTCCCCGCAGACTTGCCGCGGGAGCTGCGGATTCTGCGCCATACCTTGCAAACCGCGTTTCTGGGTTTGCGCCGTGGCGAAGCCGTGCAGGCCCATCTGGAAATGATGGCCGGGGTGTTCGCACGGCTTCAAAGCCTGTGCCTGGGTTCGCCGCTCAACGCCTTGTGGAAAATAGCCGCGGCCCTGGTCGATGGCATGCTCAAGGGGCGGGTCCCGAACAGCCCGGCCCTGCGCAGCCTGCTTAAAAAGTCCGACAAGGAACTCAAGCGCCTGCTGGAGCAAGGCATCGAGGCCGTCAATCAGCCTGCGCCCGAAGAGTTGCTCACCAGCCTGCTGTTTTACATCGCCAAGGCCGAGCATCCGACCTCGAAAATGCTCGCCCTGAAAAACCATTACGAACTGGATCAGGCCATGCCCGATGCGGCGATGGTCGATGAGGAGCGGGCGCGACTGGCTGGCCCCGACCGCGACGCGATGCGCTCAGTGGTTGCGGCATTGTGCGAAGAACTGGTGCGGGTCAAGGAACGCCTCGACCTGTTTGTGCGCAGCGACCGTTTGCACGTCTCGGAACTGAGCAGCCTGATGGCCCCGTTGCGCCAGATCGCTGACACCTTGGCGGTGCTGGGGTTTGGTCAGCCGCGCAAAGTCATCATCGATCAACTGGCGGTGATGCAAAGTCTGGCCCAGGGCCAGCGCGAGCCCACCGATGCGGTGTTGATGGATGTTGCGTCAGCCCTGCTCTACGTAGAGGCCACATTGGCTGGCATGGTTGGCAGCGTTGAGCCCTCGCAGCGCGAAGAGAGCCGTTTGCCCACCACCGACCTCATGCAGATCCATCAACTGGTGATCAAGGAGGCGCGCATCGGCCTTGAGGAAGTGAAGGATCTGATCGCCGATTACGTGATGGCCGGCCATGACCGCCTGCACTTGCAGCCACTGCCTGCGCTGATCACACAAATCCGTGGTGCGCTGGCAATGATCCCCTTGAGCCGCGCTGCCAGCCTGCTGCAAGCCTGCCATGACTATCTGTGCGAGCGCCTGCTGCAGGGGGCTGATATCCCGACAGCGCAGCAACTGGATCATCTGGCCGAAGCCCTGAGCAGCATCGAGTATTACCTGGAGCGTCTCTCCCAGGACCCGGGAGCCGCGGGCGAGCGGGTGCTGGATTGGGCCGAAAACAGTCTGGCCAGGCTGGGCTATGCCCCGGCCGAGCCTGCCGGACCGTTGCTGGATGACGCCTGCAGCCCCGCGGATCAACCGCTGATGCCGGATCTGCAGGGGAACCTGGCCGATGTGCTGGCGAGTCCGCTGTCTGCGCTCAATCCGCCTGCGCAGCACATGCCCGCCAGCCTGCTGCCGCCGCCGATGGATGAAGAGCCCCTTGATGAAGAGTTGCTGGACGTCTTTCTGGAAGAGACCGACGAAGTACTGATCACCCTGCACGATTGCCTGCCGCAATGGGTCGCCAACCCGGCGGACAGCGCCGCACTGGCAGAACTGCGCCGCGGCTTTCACACCCTCAAGGGCAGCGGGCGCATGGTGCGTGCGCTGGTGCTGGGGGAATTGGCGTGGGCGGTCGAGAACCTGCTCAATCGCGTGATTGAGCGCAGCGTGGCGCCGTCCCCGCAGATCTTTCAACTGCTTGAAGACGTGCTGGTGATGCTGCCCGAGCTGATTCAGGCGTTTGCCGAGCAAAGCCAGCGTCAGCGCGAAGACGTCGACCAACTGGCCGCTCGGGCACAGCGCCTGGCCAAAGGTGAGCCGCAGCCGCTGCTGATTGCCCAGGACGCCAGCCATTTCGACCCGCAGTTGCTGGACATCTTCCGACAGGAAGCGCAAACCCACCTTGAGCGTCTTGACCGTTTTCTGGATCGGGCCCGCGAGCAAATGCCGCTGTATGCCAGCGACGACCTGCAACTGGCCATGCACACCCTCAAAGGCAGTGCGCACATGGCGGGCGTGGTGCACATGGCCGAACTGGCGGCGCCACTGGATCATCTGGTCCGTGAGTACAAGGCCCATCATCTTGCCCTCGGGCAGGAAGAAATTGAGCTGTTGCGGGAGGCTGACGGCTTGTTGCACCGCGGCCTCAAGCAACTGGACAGTGACCAGCTGGCCGAGATCAAGGGGGCTCGCTCCCTGATCGAGCGCACCGAGCGACTGATCGCCACCCGTCTTGAAACCCTGCTCAATACGCCCACCAGCAGTTGGGTGGCCCAGCGCGACCCGCAACGGATTACCGAGTTTCTGGGCGAAAGCATGGACATCCTGTTTGACGCCGAAGAGCTGCTTAAAAACTGGCATCAGAACCCCCAGCAGCGGGAGGGCCTGGATACCCTGCTGGACCAGCTGACTGCCTTGGCCCAGGCCGCACACCTGCTGGACCTGCACCCCATTGATGCCGTGTGCGAAGCCTTGCTCGACCTGTATGGCGCCGTTGAGGAAAGCAGCCTGGCGGCCAGTGAGCGGTTCTTCGAGGCGGCCGATGATGCTCAGGAAGCGTTGATCAACATGCTCGATCAACTGGCGGCGGGGCAAGAAATCATCCCGCAGCCGGAGCTGATCCAGACCTTGCATGCGCTGCTGCACGAAGGGCTGGCGCCTGACGCCACGGGGCTGATTCGCCGTGATGGCGGCCAGACGCTGGACATCACCGAACTGGGCGCCGCGACTGACCAGTTGGGGGCGGGGCAGGACGATGATGTCGACGAGGAAATCGTCGAAATCTTTCTCGAAGAGGCGGTGGATATTCTCGACAGTGTCGGGCAGGCCCTGCAGCGTTGGCTGGTCGCCCCCGACAGCCTGGCTTCGCTGTCTTCCTTGCAGCGCGATTTGCACACCCTCAAGGGTGGGGCGCGCATGGCCGGGATCGAGCCGATTGCCGATCTGGCCCATGAGCTGGAGCACCTCTACGAAGGTCTGCTGGACCGGAGACTGAGTGAAAGCCCGGCATTGAGCCACTTGCTTGAGCGCAGCCATGAGCAACTGGCACTGATGCTCGATCAGCTCAAGCACAAGCAGCCGTTGAGCGAATCTTATGAACTGATCGAGGCCATTCGCGGGTTTCGTCTCTACAGCCATTCGCCTGTCGAACCGGGCAACACTGAAGCCGAGCCCGATGCAGCGCTGAACACGGCCGACCCTGAATTGCAGGATATCTTCCTCGACGAGGCTTTCGACATTCTCGAAAGCTCGGGCACGGCGTTATCGCGCTGGCAGGCCGACCCCCAGAATCACCTCGAGGTTGAAAACCTGCTGCGGGACCTGCATACCCTCAAAGGTGGGGCGCGGATGGTTGAGGTTGCCGCCATTGGCGACTTTGCCCATGAACTTGAAACCCTCTTCGAAGATATTTCGGCTGGCTTGCTGGCACCCAATGCCGAGCTGTTTGTGCTGCTTGAGCGTTGCCATGACCAGCTTGCACAAATGTTCGATGCGTTGCGCAGTGGCCAGCCGCTGCCTTCGCCTCAGACGCTGATAGAGAAAATCCGCAGGATTGAACGCAACACCCGTCAGGAGGCTCCCGCAGCTTCCAAGTCCGAGCCTGTGGCGCCGCCATTGCCCGAAGGTGAACGCACGGGGCTGGACACCCTCAAGGTGCCGGCCGAGTTGCTGGAAGACCTGGTCAACCTGGCAGGCGAAGCCTCGATCATCCGTGGGCGCGTTGAGCAGCAGGTCAACGATGGTCAGATCGCTCTCAACGAAATGCAGACCACCCTTGAGCGGATGCAGGACCAACTGCGTCGCCTCGACAGCGAAACCCAGGGGCGCCTGCACAGCCGCTCGCACACCGAAGCCGATGGCGTGGCTTACGACGAATTCGATCCCCTGGAGATGGACCGTCATTCCCTGCTGCAACAGCTGTCCCGTGCATTGTTCGAATCGGCTTCGGACTTGCTCGACCTCAAGGCCACACTGGCTGCGCGCAATCAGGATGCCCACGGCCTTTTGCAGAAGCAGGCGCGGGTAAACACCCAGCTGCAGGAAGGCCTGATGGGTACGCGCATGGTGCCGTTCGAGCGCGTATTGCCGCGCCTCAAGCGGGTCGTGCGCCAGGTGGCCAGTGAGCTGGGCAAGCAGGTCGAATTCAGCGTGATCAATGCCGAGGCTGAAATCGACCGCAACGTGCTTGAGCGCATGGTGGCGCCGTTGGAACACATGTTGCGCAACGCCGTCGACCACGGTCTCGAGCCAGCAGATATCCGTCACGCCAGCGGCAAGCCGGAGCAGGGATTGATCAGTCTGGAGCTGTCTTACGAAGGTGGCGACGTGGTCTTCGACATGCATGACGATGGCGCCGGCGTGCCGCTTGAAGCCGTACGCCGAAAAGCTATTTTGCGCGGCCTGCTGGATCCGCAGGCGACGATCAGCGACCGCGATGTCTTGCAGTTCATCCTGCAACCGGGGTTCTCCACCGCTGAAAAAATCACTCAGATTTCCGGCCGCGGCGTCGGCATGGACGTGGTTCACGAAGAAGTTCGGCAGTTGGGCGGCAGCATGACCATCGACTCGGTGGCCGGGCAGGGCGTGCACTTTCAGATCCGCCTGCCCTTCAGCGTCTCGCTCAACCGGGCGCTGATGGTGCAATGCGCCGACGAGCAATACGCCATTGCCCTCGACACCGTCGAAGGCATCGTGCGAGTCATGCCCAATGAGCTGGAGGGGTATTACCAGCTCAATCCCCCGCTGTATCACTACGGCGGGCAGACCTATGAGTTGCGTTATCTGGGGGAGTTGCTGCAAACCGTGGGCAAACCCAAGCTCGTGGGCGAAAGCCATTCGTTGCCGGTGTTGCTGGTGCATTGCCAGGATCAGCGCGTGGCGTTGCAAGTCGATGCGCTGGCAGGCTCGCGAGAAATCGTGGTCAAAAGCCTCGGCCCGCAATTTACCGGGGTGCAGGGGTTGTCGGGTGCGACCATTCTGGGGGATGGCCGGGTGGTGCTGATCCTCGATCTGCTGGCTTATATTCGCGCCCATCAGGCGCGTCAGCCGTTGCAGCGAGCACATCACGAAGCCGTCGGCGCGCTGGAGTTCACCCCGGCCGTACGCCCGCCGCTGGTGCTGGTGGTGGATGACTCGGTCACGGTGCGCAAAGTCACCAGTCGCCTGCTGGAGCGCAACGGCATGAACGTCATCACCGCCAAGGACGGGGTCGACGCCATGAGCGTGCTCGAAGAGCACACCCCTGACCTGATGCTGCTGGACATCGAAATGCCGCGCATGGACGGCTTCGAAGTGGCCACCCGCGTGCGCAACGACCCGCGTCTCAAAGACTTGCCGATCATCATGATCACCTCGCGCACCGGGCAAAAACACCAGAACCGTGCGATGGCCATTGGCGTCAACGACTACCTGGGCAAACCGTATCAAGAGTCGGTGTTGCTGGAGCGAATCGCCTACTGGAGCAACTTTCATGCTTGA
- a CDS encoding chemotaxis protein CheW, whose product MLDHRVGSLTGLLLPLADRYLLLPNVAIAELIGWQRGDPSSDSPPWHLRQITWRDHQLPLISFEAACGGPLVVGERARIVILNTLGGDPALKFIALVVQGIPRSYRLDSQLSFVDVPLSPLERAAVQVGDHVAKIPDLLALERLVRGAAD is encoded by the coding sequence ATGCTTGATCATCGCGTGGGCAGCCTGACCGGTTTGCTGCTGCCGCTGGCTGACCGCTATCTGCTGCTGCCCAACGTTGCCATTGCCGAACTGATCGGCTGGCAGCGCGGCGACCCCAGCAGCGACTCACCGCCCTGGCACCTGCGCCAGATCACCTGGCGCGACCACCAGTTGCCATTGATCAGCTTTGAAGCCGCCTGCGGCGGGCCGCTGGTGGTCGGTGAGCGTGCGCGGATCGTCATCCTCAACACCCTGGGCGGCGACCCGGCGCTCAAGTTTATCGCTTTGGTGGTACAAGGCATCCCGCGCTCCTATCGCCTCGACAGCCAGCTGAGCTTTGTCGACGTACCGCTCAGCCCGCTGGAGCGTGCGGCGGTGCAAGTGGGGGACCACGTGGCGAAAATCCCGGACTTGCTGGCGCTGGAAAGGTTGGTGCGCGGGGCTGCGGACTAA
- a CDS encoding transcriptional regulator, with amino-acid sequence MNMLSLSDALFTTTQQKVLGLLFGKPGQSFYVNEIARWAKVGKGSLTRELGRLERSGILTVTRQGNQAHYQANAQCPIYQELLSIIRKTSGLSEPLRVALMPFAEQLQWAFVYGSVAKDQAHVGSDIDLMLMGENLHYSDVMEHLMPLEESLGRTINPTLYTPQDWAAKLAAGNSFVVRVAQQEKITLIGHDPLEPVDGEK; translated from the coding sequence GTGAACATGTTATCGCTCAGTGATGCGCTCTTTACCACCACGCAGCAAAAAGTGCTGGGCCTGCTTTTTGGCAAGCCTGGCCAGAGCTTTTACGTCAATGAAATTGCACGTTGGGCAAAGGTAGGCAAAGGCAGTTTGACGCGCGAGCTGGGGCGTCTAGAGCGATCAGGCATTCTCACTGTGACCCGTCAGGGAAATCAGGCTCACTACCAGGCAAATGCACAGTGCCCGATTTATCAGGAGCTGCTGAGCATTATCCGCAAGACCTCGGGGCTCTCTGAACCGCTGCGTGTGGCACTGATGCCTTTCGCAGAACAGTTGCAATGGGCATTTGTATATGGCTCGGTTGCCAAGGATCAGGCACACGTCGGCAGCGATATCGACCTTATGCTGATGGGTGAAAACCTGCATTACAGTGACGTCATGGAGCACCTGATGCCGCTTGAAGAATCGTTGGGTCGTACCATCAACCCGACGCTCTACACCCCTCAGGACTGGGCCGCCAAGCTGGCTGCCGGAAACAGCTTTGTCGTGAGGGTTGCGCAACAGGAAAAAATCACGCTGATCGGTCATGACCCGCTGGAGCCCGTGGATGGAGAAAAATGA
- a CDS encoding hemolysin III family protein has translation MYHGEKLNAWTHLVGAVAAAVGSIWLLVMACLDGSPQKIVSVAIYGVTLVLLYSVSTVYHSVRGRSKVIMQKFDHLSIYLLIAGSYTPFCLVTLHGPWGWSLFGIVWGMAVIGMLQEIKPRSEARILSIVIYAVMGWIVLVAVKPLLAALGTAGFIWLATGGVMYTVGIIFFALDHRLRHAHGIWHLFVIAGSLLHFVAIAHYVI, from the coding sequence ATGTATCACGGTGAAAAGCTCAACGCCTGGACTCATCTGGTGGGTGCGGTTGCAGCAGCAGTGGGCAGTATCTGGTTGCTGGTGATGGCGTGCCTGGATGGCAGCCCGCAAAAGATTGTCAGTGTGGCCATTTATGGCGTCACGCTGGTGCTGTTGTACAGCGTATCGACCGTGTACCACAGCGTGCGCGGGCGCTCCAAGGTGATCATGCAAAAGTTTGATCACTTGTCGATTTACCTGCTGATCGCGGGCAGTTACACGCCGTTTTGCCTGGTCACGCTACATGGCCCGTGGGGCTGGTCGCTGTTCGGGATTGTGTGGGGCATGGCGGTGATCGGCATGCTGCAAGAGATCAAGCCACGCTCCGAGGCGCGCATTCTGTCTATCGTGATTTACGCGGTGATGGGCTGGATTGTGCTGGTGGCCGTCAAGCCGTTACTCGCGGCGCTGGGCACCGCGGGCTTTATCTGGTTGGCCACGGGTGGGGTGATGTACACCGTGGGGATTATCTTTTTTGCCCTGGACCATCGCCTGCGCCATGCCCACGGTATCTGGCATCTGTTTGTGATTGCCGGCAGCCTGCTGCACTTTGTGGCCATCGCGCATTACGTGATCTGA
- a CDS encoding formate/nitrite transporter family protein — translation METQKSGKTPNLSAEEEHDVTKNQPPRAAVLHEIIRLQGDQELERSIAALFWSALAAGLTMGLSLMAMGLLNSRLPDGEAFKVIASFGYCAGFLAVILSRQQLFTENTLTAVLPIMSKPTLNNFGRLLRLWGVVLVGNLMGTLLVAYVMLHLPIFDTPTDKAFLEIGRKVMENDASQMFAKGIVSGWMIATMVWMIPSMESAKMWIIILITYLMALGDFTHIVVGTAEVSYLVFAGELPWKDFWLIFAGPTLAGNIIGGSFIFALISHAQVRSDTKKLP, via the coding sequence ATGGAAACCCAAAAGTCCGGCAAAACCCCCAACCTGTCGGCTGAAGAAGAGCACGACGTCACCAAAAACCAGCCACCACGCGCCGCCGTCCTGCACGAGATCATTCGCTTGCAGGGCGATCAGGAGCTGGAGCGCAGCATCGCCGCCCTGTTCTGGTCGGCACTCGCCGCAGGACTGACCATGGGCCTGTCGCTTATGGCCATGGGCTTGCTCAACTCGCGCCTGCCCGACGGCGAAGCCTTCAAGGTCATCGCCAGCTTCGGCTACTGCGCAGGTTTTTTGGCCGTCATCCTTTCCCGCCAGCAATTGTTCACCGAAAACACCCTGACCGCCGTGTTGCCGATCATGAGCAAACCCACGCTCAACAATTTCGGGCGCCTGCTGCGGCTCTGGGGGGTGGTGCTGGTGGGTAACCTGATGGGCACCCTGCTGGTGGCCTACGTCATGCTGCACCTGCCGATTTTCGACACGCCGACCGACAAGGCCTTTCTTGAAATCGGCCGCAAGGTCATGGAAAACGACGCCAGTCAGATGTTTGCCAAGGGCATCGTTTCGGGCTGGATGATCGCCACCATGGTGTGGATGATCCCGTCCATGGAGAGTGCCAAGATGTGGATCATCATCCTCATCACCTACTTGATGGCGCTGGGCGACTTCACCCACATCGTGGTCGGCACGGCCGAAGTGTCCTATCTGGTGTTTGCCGGGGAACTGCCCTGGAAAGACTTCTGGCTGATCTTTGCCGGCCCGACCCTGGCCGGCAATATCATCGGTGGCAGTTTTATTTTTGCCCTGATCAGTCACGCGCAGGTTCGCAGTGACACTAAAAAACTGCCCTGA